The Neoarius graeffei isolate fNeoGra1 chromosome 12, fNeoGra1.pri, whole genome shotgun sequence genome window below encodes:
- the LOC132894984 gene encoding odorant receptor 131-2-like → MSVINDSTNEVLLIHEQIFQVALTEGRISKVSLIMLMSLFFLYLNSIMVYTLWSKPVFKETPRYILFNHMLFNDLIQLFVTSLLFIFSVAYLRLVMAACAFLVLVSGTTFRNAPLNLALMSLERYVAICFPLRHAEIATQKRTCIAIGIIWFMGFINYIIDLFYSALTDPKFLTSQIFCTRERLFIKQWQVDVHQGFNVFYFVSVSMIILFTYISILITTRSISSNKDSAVKAHKTVLLHLIQLGLCLTSFLYSVIERAAAMASSNSSFFMDLRYLNYAFVLLLPRCLSPLIYGLRDDAVRPLFMYYFRCARGKRMTAVNIH, encoded by the coding sequence ATGTCAGTTATTAATGACAGcacaaatgaggttttgcttataCATGAGCAAATATTCCAGGTTGCACTGACTGAGGGACGAATATCAAAAGTTAGTTTAATAATGTTAATgtctctgttctttctctatttaAATTCCATCATGGTCTACACTCTTTGGAGTAAGCCTGTTTTTAAAGAGACTCCACGCTACATTCTGTTTAACCACATGCTTTTCAATGACTTGATTCAGCTCTTTGTTACGTCTTTGTTGTTTATTTTTAGTGTGGCCTATCTCAGGTTAGTCATGGCTGCTTGTGCTTTTTTAGTTTTGGTGTCAGGTACAACTTttcgtaatgcacctttaaacctGGCTCTGATGTCACTAGAGCGTTATGTGGCCATATGCTTTCCTCTAAGACATGCTGAAATAGCCACTCAGAAAAGAACTTGTATTGCCATTGGAATTATTTGGTTTATGGGTTTCATAAACTATATAATTGACTTGTTTTACAGTGCACTGACAGATCCTAAATTTTTAACATCACAAATATTTTGCACAAGAGAAAGGCTCTTCATAAAGCAGTGGCAAGTAGATGTCCATCAGGGCTTTAATGTATTTTACTTTGTGTCAGTGTCTATGATCATCCTTTTCACTTATATTAGCATTTTGATCACAACCAGGTCCATTTCCTCCAATAAAGACTCTGCTGTGAAAGCCCACAAAACCGTGCTGCTGCACCTCATTCAGCTGGGCCTGTGCCTTACTTCTTTTCTCTACAGTGTTATAGAGCGAGCTGCAGCAATggccagcagcaacagcagcttcTTCATGGACCTGCGTTATCTAAACTATGCGTTTGTGCTGCTCTTGCCACGTTGCCTAAGTCCACTCATCTATGGACTGAGAGACGATGCTGTACGACCCTTATTCATGTACTACTTTCGCTGTGCCAGAGGCAAACGCATGACTGCTGTCAATATACATTGA
- the LOC132894985 gene encoding odorant receptor 131-2-like translates to MLVINNSTTEVLLVHQQIFQVALTEGPISKVTFVILMSLFFAYLNAIMVYTLWSKPVFKETPRYILFNHMLFNDLIQLFVTSLLYIFGLAYLRLAMTACAFLVFVSSTTFRNAPLNLALMSIERYVAISFPLRHAEIATQKRTCIAIGIIWFMGLLHFLIDLFYVVAKDPKFLTSQIFCTRERLFIKQWQVEVHQGFNVFYFVSVSMIVLFTYISILITTRSISSNKDSAVKAHKTVLLHLIQLGLCLTSFLFSIIERVAAMASSNSSLFMDLRYLNYVFVLLLPRCLSPLIYGLRDDAVRPLFMYYFCLGRGKCLTTVNVH, encoded by the coding sequence ATGTTAGTTATTAATAATAGCACAACTGAGGTTTTGCTTGTACATCAGCAAATATTCCAGGTTGCACTGACCGAGGGACCAATATCAAAAGTTACTTTTGTTATATTAATGTCTCTGTTCTTTGCTTATTTGAATGCCATCATGGTCTACACTCTTTGGAGTAAGCCTGTTTTTAAGGAGACTCCACGTTACATTCTGTTCAACCACATGCTTTTCAATGATTTGATTCAGCTCTTTGTTACGTCTTTGTTATACATTTTTGGTCTGGCCTATCTCAGGTTAGCCATGACTGCTTGTGCTTTTTTAGTTTTTGTTTCAAGTACAACTTttcgtaatgcacctttaaacttGGCTCTGATGTCGATAGAGCGTTATGTGGCCATAAGCTTTCCTTTAAGACATGCTGAAATAGCCACTCAGAAAAGAACTTGTATTGCCATTGGAATTATTTGGTTTATGGGTTTGTTGCACTTTTTAATTGACTTGTTTTATGTAGTAGCCAAAGATCCTAAATTTTTAACGTCACAAATATTTTGTACAAGAGAAAGGCTCTTCATAAAGCAGTGGCAAGTAGAAGTCCATCAGGGCTTTAATGTATTTTACTTTGTGTCAGTGTCTATGATTGTCCTTTTCACTTATATCAGCATTTTGATCACAACCAGGTCCATTTCCTCCAATAAAGACTCTGCTGTGAAAGCCCACAAAACCGTGCTGCTGCACCTAATTCAGCTGGGCCTGTGCCTTACTTCTTTTCTTTTTAGCATTATAGAGCGAGTTGCAGCAATggccagcagcaacagcagcctcTTCATGGACCTGCGTTATCTAAACTATGTGTTTGTGCTGCTCTTGCCACGCTGCCTAAGCCCACTCATCTATGGACTGAGAGATGATGCTGTACGGCCCTTATTCATGTACTACTTTTGCCTTGGCAGAGGTAAATGCCTGACTACTGTCAATGTACACTGA